A genomic window from Flavobacterium lindanitolerans includes:
- a CDS encoding cupin domain-containing protein encodes MESKFNDDVIGRARVKDTPELEAYYKELETLGAGALWTVANDIEPWEPRTSSVPMLWKYENLRELALKSSELVTPEQAGRRVVYLVNDKRKDVSAAVGWLYTGIQVTRPGESTSAHRHKASALRFIMEGEGGYTVVDGNKITFEVNDFVITPNSTWHEHGVAEGGKTCIWQDGLDIPLVNALEANDYAVYDGKQELKYPVNFSPLTYGGSGLLPADKVWDKPYSPLFKYSWKNVYPSLLEAAQVNEGSPYDGILMHYSNPVTGGHVMQTMGASMQLLRAGEHTKAHQHTGSFVYQCAKGKGYSVINGKRYDWKERDIFCVPSWAVHEHVNLSETEDACLFSFNDLPVIESLGLYQERAYEENGGFQIVNS; translated from the coding sequence ATGGAATCAAAATTCAACGACGACGTAATTGGAAGAGCCCGGGTTAAGGATACTCCCGAACTTGAGGCCTATTATAAAGAATTAGAAACCCTGGGAGCCGGCGCCTTATGGACCGTAGCTAATGATATTGAACCTTGGGAGCCGCGTACTTCCTCTGTTCCTATGCTCTGGAAATATGAAAACCTAAGAGAACTGGCACTTAAATCATCAGAATTGGTGACTCCGGAACAAGCCGGGCGTCGTGTGGTTTATCTTGTAAATGACAAGCGAAAGGATGTAAGCGCTGCCGTTGGCTGGTTGTATACCGGAATACAGGTTACCCGTCCGGGAGAAAGCACATCGGCACATCGTCATAAAGCTTCTGCCCTACGTTTTATTATGGAAGGTGAAGGTGGCTATACGGTGGTTGATGGCAATAAGATTACATTTGAAGTCAATGATTTTGTAATTACACCCAACAGCACATGGCATGAACATGGTGTTGCAGAAGGCGGAAAAACCTGTATCTGGCAGGACGGTCTGGATATTCCTTTGGTAAATGCGCTGGAAGCTAATGACTATGCTGTTTATGATGGAAAACAGGAATTAAAGTATCCGGTTAATTTTTCACCTCTAACTTATGGAGGTTCAGGATTATTACCCGCTGACAAGGTATGGGATAAACCCTATTCTCCTCTATTCAAATATTCCTGGAAGAATGTTTATCCTTCCTTATTAGAAGCTGCTCAGGTAAATGAGGGCTCACCTTATGATGGCATATTGATGCATTATTCCAATCCTGTTACCGGAGGCCATGTCATGCAGACCATGGGAGCATCCATGCAATTACTAAGAGCTGGTGAACATACAAAAGCACACCAACACACCGGTTCATTTGTTTATCAATGTGCCAAGGGCAAAGGTTATTCTGTCATTAACGGAAAACGTTATGACTGGAAAGAAAGAGATATTTTTTGTGTTCCTTCGTGGGCCGTACATGAACACGTAAATCTTTCAGAAACAGAAGACGCCTGCCTGTTCTCTTTTAACGACCTTCCGGTTATTGAATCTTTAGGGCTATATCAGGAAAGAGCCTATGAAGAAAACGGAGGATTCCAGATAGTTAATAGCTAA